One region of Streptomyces leeuwenhoekii genomic DNA includes:
- a CDS encoding LysR family transcriptional regulator codes for MLNLERLRTLDALARHGSVSGAAEGLHITTSAVSQQMSKLEREVGQQLLARNGRGVRLTDAGRLLAEHAARILSQVALAQSDLEAHRGQVVGELRLSAFPTAARGLFPTALSALRAAHPALRVRSCELEPERGIAGVVRGDLDLAVVLDWYNKPLPVPDGLVKAPVLDDPADVALPAGHRLAGRAEADLAEFAEDEWITWGEGEFCHEWLVFTLRSKGIEPIIGHRAAETHTQLALVAAGLGVCIAPLLGRHPLPDGVVTVPLKQRVRRHVYVVWRADADRRPSIRAAVQALREAGERVATG; via the coding sequence ATGTTGAACCTGGAGCGCCTGCGCACCCTCGACGCCCTCGCCCGCCATGGCTCGGTCAGCGGCGCCGCCGAGGGACTGCACATCACGACCTCGGCCGTCTCCCAGCAGATGTCCAAGCTGGAACGCGAGGTCGGCCAGCAGCTCCTGGCGAGGAACGGCCGCGGCGTACGGCTGACGGACGCCGGGCGGCTGCTGGCCGAGCACGCGGCGCGCATCCTGTCGCAGGTGGCCCTCGCCCAGTCCGATCTGGAGGCGCACCGCGGCCAGGTCGTGGGCGAGCTGCGGCTCTCGGCGTTCCCGACCGCCGCGCGCGGACTGTTCCCCACCGCGCTGTCCGCGCTGCGGGCCGCGCACCCCGCGCTGCGCGTGCGCTCCTGCGAACTGGAGCCCGAGCGCGGCATCGCCGGGGTGGTCCGCGGCGACCTCGACCTGGCCGTCGTCCTGGACTGGTACAACAAGCCGTTGCCCGTCCCCGATGGCCTCGTCAAGGCACCGGTCCTGGACGACCCCGCCGACGTCGCCCTGCCGGCCGGCCACCGGCTGGCCGGCCGCGCCGAGGCGGACCTCGCCGAGTTCGCCGAGGACGAGTGGATCACCTGGGGCGAGGGCGAGTTCTGTCACGAGTGGCTGGTCTTCACCCTGCGCTCCAAGGGCATCGAACCGATCATCGGCCACCGCGCCGCCGAGACCCACACCCAGCTGGCGCTGGTCGCCGCGGGGCTCGGGGTGTGCATCGCGCCGCTGCTCGGCCGCCATCCGCTGCCGGACGGGGTCGTCACCGTCCCGCTGAAGCAGCGGGTGCGCCGGCACGTGTACGTCGTGTGGCGTGCGGACGCCGACCGCCGCCCCTCGATCCGCGCGGCGGTGCAGGCGCTGCGGGAGGCGGGGGAGAGGGTGGCGACCGGGTGA
- a CDS encoding helix-turn-helix domain-containing protein: protein MTVRLVEPARETGTEGVPDLLDPCRWSAPVGRVDSLSARERRVLVLLGIGESNRSIARRLDISERTVKAHITRILAELGVESRLQAGLVACAWARARAAARRPESDPAGTRAA from the coding sequence ATGACCGTCCGCCTGGTGGAGCCCGCCCGGGAGACCGGGACCGAAGGCGTCCCGGACCTGCTCGACCCCTGCCGCTGGAGTGCGCCGGTCGGCCGGGTCGACTCCTTGTCGGCACGCGAGAGGAGAGTCCTCGTCCTGCTCGGGATCGGCGAGTCCAACCGCTCGATAGCGCGCCGGCTCGACATCTCCGAGCGCACCGTGAAAGCGCACATCACCCGGATCCTCGCCGAACTCGGGGTGGAGTCCCGGCTTCAGGCGGGACTGGTCGCCTGCGCGTGGGCGCGTGCCCGCGCGGCGGCCCGCCGCCCGGAGAGCGACCCGGCCGGTACCCGCGCGGCCTGA
- a CDS encoding aminotransferase class I/II-fold pyridoxal phosphate-dependent enzyme — MLGEYRITGRRAAEISASVERAVACGELEPGRPLPPMRELAERLGVNPNTVAAAYRTLRERGVIETAGRRGSRVRSTPATTGREFIRVEVPEGARDVSAGNPDPALLPPLGPAFAAAAERGDREPVLYGDAPVEPELERLARAELDADGVAGGPLAVTSGALDAMERVLEAHLKPGDPVAVEDPGWGSLLDLVPALGLRTVPVGVDDDGPLPDDVRRALAGGARALIVTDRAQNPTGAAVSASRARALRSLLREHPETLLIEDDHGHRIVDLPLHPLAGATRSWAFVRSAAKAYGPDLRLAVLTGDAVTLDRVRGRQRLGPGWVSRITQRAVARLWAEGAVDTRAVAAAYGRRREALIGALAERGVTAHGRSGLNVWIPVPDETGAVARLLHAGWAVAPGARFRMHAPPGIRITVSTLGAGEAGPLADAVASALGAGAGRSHV; from the coding sequence CGGGGTGAATCCCAACACCGTCGCCGCCGCCTACCGCACCCTGCGCGAGCGCGGGGTGATCGAGACCGCCGGGCGGCGCGGCAGCCGGGTGCGGTCCACGCCCGCCACCACCGGCCGCGAGTTCATCCGGGTGGAGGTGCCCGAGGGGGCGCGGGACGTGTCCGCCGGCAACCCGGATCCGGCGCTGCTGCCCCCGCTGGGTCCGGCCTTCGCCGCGGCGGCCGAGCGGGGCGACCGGGAGCCGGTCCTGTATGGGGACGCGCCGGTCGAGCCGGAGCTGGAGCGACTCGCGCGGGCCGAGCTGGACGCCGACGGGGTGGCCGGCGGGCCCCTGGCCGTCACGTCCGGTGCGCTGGACGCGATGGAGCGGGTGCTGGAGGCCCATCTGAAACCGGGGGACCCGGTCGCGGTGGAGGACCCGGGGTGGGGCAGCCTGCTCGACCTCGTCCCGGCGCTCGGGCTGCGCACGGTCCCGGTCGGCGTCGACGACGACGGGCCGCTCCCCGACGACGTGCGCCGCGCCCTCGCCGGCGGCGCGCGCGCCCTCATCGTCACCGATCGGGCGCAGAACCCGACGGGCGCGGCGGTGAGCGCCTCACGCGCGCGTGCGCTGCGGTCCCTGCTCCGCGAGCACCCGGAGACACTGCTCATCGAGGACGACCACGGCCACCGGATCGTCGACCTGCCGCTGCACCCCCTCGCAGGCGCGACCCGCTCCTGGGCCTTCGTCCGCTCGGCCGCCAAGGCGTACGGCCCCGACCTGCGGCTCGCCGTGCTCACCGGGGACGCCGTCACGCTCGACCGGGTCCGCGGACGGCAGCGGCTCGGCCCCGGCTGGGTCAGCCGGATCACCCAGCGCGCCGTCGCGCGGCTGTGGGCCGAGGGCGCTGTGGACACACGGGCGGTGGCGGCGGCGTACGGACGGCGCCGCGAGGCGCTGATCGGCGCGCTCGCCGAACGCGGGGTCACGGCGCACGGCCGCAGCGGCCTGAACGTCTGGATCCCCGTGCCGGACGAGACCGGTGCCGTCGCGCGGCTGCTGCACGCCGGCTGGGCCGTCGCCCCCGGCGCCCGCTTCCGGATGCACGCCCCGCCCGGCATCCGGATCACCGTCTCGACGCTGGGCGCCGGGGAGGCGGGGCCGCTGGCGGACGCGGTGGCCTCCGCGCTGGGGGCCGGGGCGGGGCGGAGCCACGTCTGA
- a CDS encoding DMT family transporter encodes MSSDITVPRPRAHPSARPAVDWRLRFAALCLVWGFSFLLIKVGTGGFAPFQVTLGRLVFGTAVLAAAMAVRRERLPRGARTWAHLAVAGFLLNALPFSLFAYAELTIPSTLAGICNATSPLWGMVLSCVALSEDRPTRLRVAGLGIGFLGVLTVLGVWHGFDGLDATGTALALLASLSYPVGWIYVRRTLAGSGPSHLSLTGAQLLLATAQLAVVTPLFTTFPERFPAVPLLAVAALGALGTGLAVLIQYGLVAEVGPTTAQMVTYFIPVIATAAGVALLGESLTWSTPVGALIVLAGAGLTQARPGGGRGRAAGSRVRLRGSEPPGAERAHAGQRSEKARSGGA; translated from the coding sequence ATGAGCAGTGACATCACCGTGCCGCGCCCCCGCGCCCACCCGTCCGCCCGCCCCGCCGTGGACTGGCGGCTGCGCTTCGCGGCCCTCTGTCTGGTCTGGGGTTTCAGCTTCCTGCTGATCAAGGTGGGGACGGGGGGGTTCGCCCCCTTCCAGGTCACGCTCGGACGGCTGGTGTTCGGTACGGCGGTGCTCGCCGCGGCGATGGCGGTGCGGCGGGAGCGGCTGCCGCGCGGCGCCCGGACGTGGGCGCATCTCGCGGTCGCCGGGTTCCTGCTCAACGCGCTGCCGTTCTCCCTGTTCGCCTACGCGGAGCTGACGATCCCCTCGACGCTGGCGGGCATCTGCAACGCGACCTCCCCGCTGTGGGGCATGGTGCTGTCCTGCGTCGCGCTGTCCGAGGACCGGCCCACCCGGCTGCGGGTGGCGGGGCTCGGCATCGGCTTCCTCGGGGTGCTGACCGTGCTCGGCGTCTGGCACGGCTTCGACGGCCTGGACGCCACGGGCACGGCCCTGGCGCTGCTGGCCTCCCTCAGCTACCCCGTCGGCTGGATCTACGTCCGCCGCACCCTGGCCGGCTCCGGCCCCTCGCACCTGTCCCTGACGGGTGCGCAACTGCTCCTCGCCACCGCCCAGCTCGCCGTGGTGACACCGCTGTTCACCACGTTTCCGGAGCGGTTCCCGGCCGTCCCGCTGCTGGCGGTGGCGGCGCTGGGCGCGCTCGGCACCGGGCTCGCCGTACTGATCCAGTACGGCCTGGTCGCCGAGGTCGGCCCGACCACCGCCCAGATGGTCACCTATTTCATCCCGGTCATCGCCACGGCGGCGGGCGTCGCCCTCCTCGGCGAGTCCCTGACCTGGTCGACACCGGTGGGCGCGCTGATCGTCCTGGCGGGCGCGGGGCTGACGCAGGCCCGGCCCGGCGGCGGGAGGGGCCGGGCCGCAGGCTCGCGGGTCCGGCTGCGCGGGAGCGAGCCGCCCGGGGCCGAGCGGGCACACGCCGGGCAGCGGAGCGAGAAGGCGCGTTCCGGGGGCGCGTAG